Part of the Sphingobium sp. TKS genome is shown below.
TCCGATCAGTTTTCCGACGCGGAGCGGGCGATCTACTATTTTGCTATGGCGGCAGGTGCTTCGCCTAATGCCGTTACGCCAGAACACTACGCATCGCTTCGCCGGCACTACTCGGATCAGCAGATTACAGAACTGCTCGGCGTCGTTGCCATGAGCGGATTCCTGAACCGCTACAGCGACACTCTTGCAGTGGTAACCGATCAGGCGTCAGTCGATTGGGCGTCGAGTGTACTCGGGCCGGTGGGCTGGTCGCAAGGCAAGCATACCGGTTCCGGTGCTGAACAACGCGCCGGATTCCCGCGTATGCGTGAAAATTGACAGCCAGGGGTATGATGGAAGGGGGACAAGGTATGACGACTGACCACAAGATCACTACTGGCCCCGCACCGCTGCAGGCTTACGTCTGGGCATCGCTATCGTGAAGGCTGCCCGAGTAACCGCGTTGCTCCGGGCGATGGTCCATGGGCAGGTTGTCGGCAATGCGATCCGGGTGTCACTTTTCGTCGGCACCTGCCTCAACGCGATCAATCAGGGTTCGCAGATATGGCGCGGTGATGGCATCGACTGGGGCAGGTTCCTGCTTAACTACGCCGTGCCCTTTCTGGTCTCAAGCTATAGCGCGGCCAAGGTACGTGAGGCAGCGGAGGGCTGAATGGATCAATTCGCCGCAACAGAACTTGGCTTGGCCACCGCAGACCCTGTTTTCCTTGCCAGGGTCCGTGCGGACATGCTCCGGTTCGCGCGGCTGCAATTGCGCAATGACGACGAAGCGGAAGATGCGGTGCAGGAGGCGTTGGCCGGAGCGCTCAAGAATGCTGCAAACTTCCGCGGCGAGGCCGCCCTCAAGACCTGGATCATCGCCATCCTTAAGAACAAGGTGGCTGACATTTTGCGGCAACGCCAGCGTCGGCCGATCAACGCGAGTCAGATGGACCTGCCGGACCAGAATGGCGCACTGCCTGCGGTATTCGACCGGAAAGGCATGTGGCGGGATGCAGCTCGCCCGGCGCGATGGGAAGACCCCGAAGCCGAACTGCATTGCGCCCAGTTTCTGGCCGTGTTCGATGCCTGCCTGAATCGGTTGCCGCCCCAGCAAAGCCGGGTCTTCATGATGCGCGAAGTGGTCGAACTCGATACGCACGAGATCTGCAGCGAACTTGGGCTTTCGACCACCAACGTCCACGTCATTCTGCACCGCGCTCGTCTTGCCCTGCGCGCCTGCCTGCAAATCCACTGGTTCCAGGAAGGAGCCTGACCATGCTGAACTGCCATAATGCCACGTTCCTGATGTCGCAAAGCCAGGAGCGCAAACTGACGTTTTCCGAGCGGATGAAATTGCGTCTCCATGTGGGGATGTGCCGCGGCTGCGCAAATTTCGAGCGCCAGTTGCCGCGCCTTGGCGACGCCGCGAAGGTCTATGCCGTGCATTCCGATAACAAGGATGTGTAAGAACGAGACCGTCCACCCGACCAACGGCCATATCTCACCACCAGGAGGATAGGGCCGCTGAAACGCATTGCTGTCTTCGCGCTACTTGCGCTTACGATCGCCGCCTGGTTCCTGCTGGATCTCGGTCAATACCTGACGCTCGATGCCCTCAAGGCCCAGCATTCGGCATTGGAGGCGGTCTATCAAGCCGATCCGCTGCTGGTGATCGGGATCTTCTTTCTCGCCTACGTCGTGTTCAGCGGCGCCTCGGTCCCGGGCGCGCTAATTCTTACACTGGCAGCCGGCGCGATCTTCGGCGTCAGCACGGGCACACTCGTCGTTTCCTTTGCTTCTGCAATTGGCGCGACGCTGGCTTTTCTTGGATCGCGCTTCCTGCTTCACGATGCGGTCCAGGCGCGCTTTGCGGAGCGGTTGCGCCCGATCAACGCAGGCATCGCACGCGATGGGGCCTTCTACCTGTTCTCGTTGCGGCTGGTGCCCGTCTTTCCCTTCTTCGCTGTCAACCTGCTGATGGGCCTGACTCCGATCCGGACCTGGACCTATTACTGGGTTAGCCAGCTCGGCATGCTGCTGGGGACGGTTGTCTACGTCAATGCAGGCACCCAGCTCGCGCGGATCGAGAACCTGCGCGACATCGCTTCGCCGGGTCTCCTTGCTTCTTTCGCAGCGCTTGGACTGCTGCCGTGGCTTGGCAAATGGATCATGGCCGCGATCCAGCGTCGCCGGGTTTATGCGCGCTGGACCAAGCCGAAGCGGTTCGATCTCAACCTGATCGTGATTGGCGGCGGCGCCGCGGGTCTCGTTTCCTCGCTTATCGCCGCCACTGTCAAAGCTAAAGTGACGCTTGTTGAGGCGTCGAAAATGGGCGGCGATTGCCTCAACTATGGCTGTGTGCCGTCCAAGGCATTGATCAAGTCGGCACGGATTGCAGAGGCGATGCGCCATGCCGATACATATGGCCTGGAAACAACCGAACCGCGCATCAGCTTCAAGACGGTGATGGGCCGGGTACATGATGTGATTGCCGCTGTCGAACCGCACGACAGCGTGGAGCGCTACACCGGTCTCGGCGTCGATGTGGTCAAGGGATATGCCAGGATCGTCGATCCCTGGACGGTCGAGATTTCCCGCGAGGATGGCGGCGTCCAGCGCCTGACGACGCGCTCCATCGTGATAGCGGCAGGCGCAGAACCGCTGATCCCCGATCTTCCGGGACTGGAGGGTTCGGGCTATGTCACCAGCGACACGCTGTGGGAGCACTTTGCCAAACTCGAAGAAATGCCTCGGCGCATCGTCGTGCTCGGCGGTGGGCCAATCGGCTGTGAACTGTCGCAGGCCTTCGGCCGCCTTGGTGCCGAAGTAACCCAGGTCGATCGCGGTGGGCGACTTTTGCCGCGCGAGGATGCCGATGTTTCGGCACTGGCCCGGGCAGCCATCGAGGCTTCCGGCGTGACCGTCCTGACCAGTCACGCCGCACTCCGCGTCGAAGTCGCCGACGAAGCAAAGCGCCTGGTTGCGGTCTGCAACGGCGGGGAAAAGTCAATCGCATTCGATGCGCTGATCGTCGCTGTCGGACGTAAGGCCCGATTGTCGGGTTATGGCCTTGAAGATCTCGGCATCGAGACGCAACGCACCGTCATCACCGACGATTACCTCGCGACGATCTACCCCAATATCTATGCCGCCGGCGACGTCGCGGGGCCATATCAATTCACGCATGTCGCCGGACATCAGGCATGGTTCGCCAGCGTCAACGCCCTGTTCGGCCAGTTCAAGCGGTTCAAGGCCGATTACCGCGTCATTCCGTGGACGACGTTCATCGATCCGGAAGTGGCGCGCGTCGGCCTCAACGAGCAGGAAGCGCGCGAAAAGGGCGTGGCGCACGAGGTCACGATCTTCCCGATGCACGAGCTTGACCGCGCCATTGCCGACAGCGCGACACAGGGCTACGTTAAGGTGCTGACGCCTCCGGGAAGGGATCGTATCCTCGGCGTCACCATCGTCGGCGAACATGCCGGCGAACTGCTTGCCGAATATGTGCTGGCGATGAAACACGGGCTTGGCCTGAACAAGATTATGGCCACGATCCACACCTATCCGACCATGGCCGAGGCGAATAAATATGCGGCGGGCGAATGGAAGAAGAAGCATGCTCCGCAAGGCTTGCTGAGGCTTGTGGAGCACTACCACGATTGGCGGCGCGGATAGGGAGCATACCCCGCCTGCAAGCCAAATAGGGGCCTCGACAAATGGGTCGATATAGGAAGGGAAGCTTGCCAGAGGCCGGAACTTGTCGGGGCAAATGCAAAAGTAATGCTGGCAACATGTTTGAAGGCAACCGCAGTCGCGCCTGCTGACGAAGCGGCAACCGCCAGATCAGCTTTTCAGCTCGCCGATGATAGCCAGTCGAATCGAGGCATTTGGCGTTGTTGCCGGCGCTATGATCGCGGTCTTTGTCTGGATGTTTGGTGAGGAAGGGAATGCCGCATTTGCAGTAACGGGTGCGATACCAAACTCATTGCCGGTGCTGGCGTTGCTGAGATGCAAGCTCGATCCTTGCGGCAAATAAAATCGGCGTATCGACCTCGCACGAGCCTCGCGCATGGGCACCGTCAATCAAGTGTTACAAGGCGTTCGGCTGCGAACAATTGAGCACATCGAGAATTGCACATTCCGGCGTTGTATCGCCCGAACACAATCCCGCCATCCGTGAGAGTTCGGCCTCGATTCGCATGAGGTCACCAATACGCTCACGCACATCTGACAAATGCTTCTCGGTCCTGCTCTTCACCTCGGTGCATGTCTGTTTGCCAGTGTCGGTCAACGACAATAGCGAGCGAATTTCTTCCATCGCGAAACCCAGGTCGCGTGCGCGCAGGATGAACCGCAACCTTCGCACCAGCTCGGGTGAATAGACTCTATAGCCGTTCGCACTGCGCGGAGGTGGGGGCAGCAATCCCACCTTCTCATAGTAGCGGATGGTTTCGAGGTTGCAGCCCGTCCGCTTTGCCAACTGCGCCCGCAACAAACCTGGCTGTCGATCCATCAAAAAAACCCCTTGAGCCTGTAGCTGCTACAGGGATTACACCGTGAATCGGGAAATCTGAATGGAGTTTTTCGCGATGCCATCATCACCGGAATCGAGACCATTGCCCCTCACTCCCGACAAGGGAGAAACTGGGGCCAACTGGATTGCGGCCGGAGCCTTGATCGGCGCGGGGCTGGCTTCGGCCTGCTGCATCGTGCCGCTGGCTCTCGTTTCGCTCGGAATTTCCGGTGCGTGGATCGCCAATCTGACGGCGCTCGAACCTTACAAGCCCTATGTAGGAGCCGTTACGCTCGCGATCCTCGGCTTCGGCTTCTGGCACGTCTATTTCAAACCGAAACCGCCCTGCGCGGACGGCTCATATTGTGCCCGCCCACAATCGGCTCGCATCACCAAGACGGTGCTGTGGATTGGTCTCGTCATCGTCATCGCAGCGCTCACGCTCAACTGGTGGGCGCCCTGGTTCTATTGAAAGGATACAGTCATGAAGAAGACCATCCTCACCGGCCTCGCCGTGCTGGCAATGACCGGCGGCGGCGTTGCCTATGCGATTGGCGGCAAGGCGCAGAATCGTCCTGCAGCTTCCGCTACAGTGCAGCGTCAGACCACCCTCGCCATCGAAAACATGACCTGCGCGCTCTGCCCAGTAACCGTGAAGAAGGCGATGGAAGGCGTGGCGGGCGTGAATTCCGTCGCGGTCGATTTTAATGCCAAGACTGCCACGGTCGCGTTCGATCCATCCAGGACAACAATCGCCGCCATCGCGCAAGCTTCGACCCGCGCGGGCTATCCGGCGCACCCGATAAAGGGCTGAGGCGATGAAGGATCGGACGCTTATCGGCGTCGGTGTCACCGGTGCCGCACTTGCAGCGTTGTGCTGTTTCACGCCGGTGCTTGTGGCGTTGGCCGGGATAGTCGGCCTTTCGGCGATCACCGGCTATCTTGATTATGTGCTGTTGCCTGCGCTCGTGTTCTTCGTTGGCCTCACCATCTTTGCCGTTGTGCGGCAACGACCCAAAACAAAGTAAGGGATTCCACATGACCGACTGTTGCACCCTGCCGACGCGGGATGGATTTGACGTGGCCGTCATCGGCGCTGGCTCCGCCGGTTTTTCCGCCGCGATCACCGCCGCCGAGCTTGGGGCGAAAGTGGCGCTTGTCGGGCATGGCACGATTGGCGGCACCTGCGTCAATGTTGGCTGCGTTCCGTCCAAGACGCTGATCCGCGCCGCCGAGGCGGTGCATGGCGGACTTGCCGCGCGCAGGTTCCCGGGGCTTGGCGGAACCATCGCACTTGAAGACTGGCGCGAGCTCGCGGCAGCGAAGAATGAACTGGTCGCGGGCCTTCGCCAGAAGAAATATGTCGACCTGCTGCCCGCCTACCCCGGTGTCAGCTATATCGAGGGTAAGGCGCGCTTTGCCGATAGCGCGCTGATCGTCGGCGATGCGCCGATGCCGGCCGACAAGATCATTCTGGCGATGGGCGCACGCGCGGCTGCGCCGCCTATCCCGGGGCTGGACTCTGTGGCCTTCCTTACCAGCACCTCGGCGTTGGCGCTCGATCGTCTGCCGAAATCGCTGCTGGTGATTGGCGGCGGGGTGATTGGCGTCGAACTGGGGCAGATGTTCGCCCGCCTGGGGGTTGCCATCACCATCTGCTGCCGCAGTCGCCTGCTTCCTGAGCTGGATCCGGACGTCAGCGCCGCGTTGCGAGGTTATCTCGAAGCCGAGGGAATCCGGGTTTGTGCGGGCGTTCGTTATCAGCGCATCGAGCAGACCGCGGGCGGGGTCGAACTGACTTGCGACGGAAGCGCACCGTCCTCGACCATCGCGGCAGAGCAAGTGCTGATCGCCACCGGGCGCCAGCCCAATAGCGACGGACTGGGGCTGGAGGGACGCGGCGTAGCGCTTGACCCACACGGCGGGATCATCGTTGATGATTATCTCGAAACCGGCGAGCCGGGCATCTACGCTGCTGGCGATGTCACCGGGCGCGACCAGTTCGTCTACATGGCTGCCTATGGCGCGAAGCTCGCCGCGCGCAATGCGCTCGAAGGCAACCTCCACCGCTACGACAATTCCGCGATGCCTGTGGTGGTTTTCACCGATCCGCAGGTCGCCAGCGTCGGCCTGACCGAAACGGCTGCGCGGGCGCAAGGGCTGGATGTGAAGGTATCGCTTCTCCCGCTCGATGCCGTTCCGCGCGCACTGGCGGCACGCGATACGCGCGGGCTGATCAAGCTGGTTGCCGACAAGGCGAGCGATCGCTTGCTCGGCGGGCAGATCATGGCCCCCGAAGGCGCCGATTCGATTCAAACTCTTGTGCTGGCGATCAAGCACGGCATGAGCGCCGCAGACCTTGGTGCGACGATTTTCCCTTATCTGACAACGGTGGAGGGCCTGAAACTGGCTGCGCAGACGTTCGATAAGGATGTCGCCAAACTGTCCTGCTGCGCTGGATAAGTAGTTCAAGGCTTTGTCCCAGGCAAAGATAAGCGATGCGGATGACGGGCCAGATGCTGGAGAAGAATCAATGGATCAGTCCCAAAAGCTGCAAGCAGGGGCACTCATGCCGAAATTCAGCGTCGCCAAAGCGGGCGGCGGCGAAATCAAGCTCGGTGATCCTTCAGGGTGGCAAATGGTGGTTGTCTACCGCGGCAGACATTGTCCGATATGCCGGAAATACCTCAATCGCCTCGAAGGATTGTTCGACAAATTCCGCGAGATCGGGACTGAGGTCGTTGCACTTTCCGCCGATTCCCAAGACAAGGCCGAAGGCCAGGTTGCGGCTGAGGGGTGGCGCTTCCCCGTTGGATACGGCCTCACGCTGGAGCAGATGCGATCGCTCGGTCTCTTTATTTCCAAGCCTCGATCGCCGCAGGAAACAGACCAGCCGTTCCCGGAGCCCGGCCTGTTTGTTCTTACTCCCGAAGGGCGGATACAGGTGATTGACATATCCAATGCACCCTTCGCCCGGCCCGACCTTGAAGGGGTATTGGGCGGTCTCAGATATATTCAGGGCAGCCAATATCCGATCCGCGGGACCGCATGATGACGCGCGGGTGCCGCTGGCGCAGTTGCGGCTCTCACTATGGATGCAAGCGACAACCGATGAGCAGGTCGGATGAAACGACTTTACCAGCCTTACAGGTAAGGTGCGCATTGTCCTTGCAGGATTGGAGAGCACGAGCATGAAAACCCTGTCGCGCTGCGTGCTGGGCATTCTGGCTTTGGCATCAATGGCGAGTGCCGCGCTGGCCGCCGGTCCGAGCTACCAGATTGAAGTCGCCGGTCTTTCCTGTCCCTTCTGCGCCTATGGCATCGAGAAGAAGTTGACCGCAATCGTGGGCGTAGAGCGTGTCGAGACGAATATCAGGGCAGGAACTGTCACGGTGACCATGAAGGATGGCACGAGGCTCGATCGAGCGACGGCGGAAAGGGCCGTCAAGGCCGCTGGCTTTACCTTGAAGGAAATTAGGCCGCTCACAACGGGCAGCGGCCAATGAAGCACCGGGCGTCATCGTGAGGCATCTGTACAGTCTTGCTCTCGGCTTCATACTGGTCGCGATGGTGATCGGCAGCTCATCGGATGCTCGTGCTGCGCCGGAGACGTTCAACAGCGCGCTACCCGTCGCGGAAGGGGATTTCATCTTCCGCGAGCAGTTGCTTGCGATCAAGGCCAACGACGATCCGAGCCCCGCTGACGGGAATCTTGAAATTCTCGGCGGCGTCTCGGTGCTCGGTTACGGCGTTACCAGCGACCTGGCGATCTTCGGCATGCTACCCTGGCTCGACAAGCAAATTGAACTCACGATGCCGAGCGGCCAGCGCATCACCCGCCGCACAAACGGCATCGGCGATGCGCAGGTCTTCGCCCGCTACACAATTTTTCAGAAAAACTTGCCCGGCAGAAGTATTCGTATTGCGCCGTTCGTCGGGGTCAAGATGCCCACGGGCGATGCCGACGACCGGGACCGTCTGGGGCGTCTGCCCCCACCGTTGCAATCCGGCTCGGGTTCCTGGGACCCGTTAGGCGGCGTGATCGCGACCTGGCAGACGCTCAATTACGAAATCGACGGCCAACTTAGTTACAAGGCCAATACGCGGGCTAGCGGCTTCAAGTTCGGCGACGAATTCGAGGCCGATGCTTCCATGCAGTATCGTTTGTGGCCGCGTAAACTAACTGGCGGCGTGCCCGGCTTCCTCAATGGCGTCATCGAGACGAACCTCTCGCATCAGGCTAAGAATGAGATTGCTGGTGTCAGCGATCCAGACTCCGGCGGCACGAAGCTGTTGCTCTCGCCTGGTCTCCAATACGTTACAAAAAAATGGGTGGTCGAGGCCATCGTGCAGCTACCCGTCGTTCAGGATCTGAACGGCACGGCACTGAAAGATAATTATGCGGTGCGCGCCGGATTCAGGGTGAATTTCTGATGGCCATGATCAAAGCGCGCACAGCGCTCAAAATCCTCTGGCTTTTCGTCGTCTGCCTCGCGGTCCTGGCCGCGGTGGGCTGGATCGCTTTTGTCCCCTCGGCGAAGGAGCCGCCGTACGTATTCGTCAAAGCCTGGGGCAGCAAGGGCGCCGGCCCAGGTCAATTCAATGACCCGACGGGGATCACCGTTGCCAATGGCGAGGTGTTCGTGGCGGACTCGCGCAACGGTCGCATTCAGGTCTTCGGCTCCGATGGCAATTTCAAACGGGTGTTCGGCAAGCCGGGTGACAAGTCCGGCGAGCTTGGCCGGCCGATGAACCTGACAAT
Proteins encoded:
- a CDS encoding carboxymuconolactone decarboxylase family protein translates to MNEIATFDRHKLEIFNWPALMQHFGPMAQLCLGGGDLSRQLKQEAFMLLSLASGCRHCQAHGGYGLHLAGVPAERIQALWEFERSDQFSDAERAIYYFAMAAGASPNAVTPEHYASLRRHYSDQQITELLGVVAMSGFLNRYSDTLAVVTDQASVDWASSVLGPVGWSQGKHTGSGAEQRAGFPRMREN
- the nrtS gene encoding nitrate/nitrite transporter NrtS → MKAARVTALLRAMVHGQVVGNAIRVSLFVGTCLNAINQGSQIWRGDGIDWGRFLLNYAVPFLVSSYSAAKVREAAEG
- a CDS encoding sigma-70 family RNA polymerase sigma factor; translation: MDQFAATELGLATADPVFLARVRADMLRFARLQLRNDDEAEDAVQEALAGALKNAANFRGEAALKTWIIAILKNKVADILRQRQRRPINASQMDLPDQNGALPAVFDRKGMWRDAARPARWEDPEAELHCAQFLAVFDACLNRLPPQQSRVFMMREVVELDTHEICSELGLSTTNVHVILHRARLALRACLQIHWFQEGA
- a CDS encoding FAD-dependent oxidoreductase — translated: MEAVYQADPLLVIGIFFLAYVVFSGASVPGALILTLAAGAIFGVSTGTLVVSFASAIGATLAFLGSRFLLHDAVQARFAERLRPINAGIARDGAFYLFSLRLVPVFPFFAVNLLMGLTPIRTWTYYWVSQLGMLLGTVVYVNAGTQLARIENLRDIASPGLLASFAALGLLPWLGKWIMAAIQRRRVYARWTKPKRFDLNLIVIGGGAAGLVSSLIAATVKAKVTLVEASKMGGDCLNYGCVPSKALIKSARIAEAMRHADTYGLETTEPRISFKTVMGRVHDVIAAVEPHDSVERYTGLGVDVVKGYARIVDPWTVEISREDGGVQRLTTRSIVIAAGAEPLIPDLPGLEGSGYVTSDTLWEHFAKLEEMPRRIVVLGGGPIGCELSQAFGRLGAEVTQVDRGGRLLPREDADVSALARAAIEASGVTVLTSHAALRVEVADEAKRLVAVCNGGEKSIAFDALIVAVGRKARLSGYGLEDLGIETQRTVITDDYLATIYPNIYAAGDVAGPYQFTHVAGHQAWFASVNALFGQFKRFKADYRVIPWTTFIDPEVARVGLNEQEAREKGVAHEVTIFPMHELDRAIADSATQGYVKVLTPPGRDRILGVTIVGEHAGELLAEYVLAMKHGLGLNKIMATIHTYPTMAEANKYAAGEWKKKHAPQGLLRLVEHYHDWRRG
- a CDS encoding MerR family transcriptional regulator; the protein is MDRQPGLLRAQLAKRTGCNLETIRYYEKVGLLPPPPRSANGYRVYSPELVRRLRFILRARDLGFAMEEIRSLLSLTDTGKQTCTEVKSRTEKHLSDVRERIGDLMRIEAELSRMAGLCSGDTTPECAILDVLNCSQPNAL
- a CDS encoding mercuric transporter MerT family protein, which gives rise to MPLTPDKGETGANWIAAGALIGAGLASACCIVPLALVSLGISGAWIANLTALEPYKPYVGAVTLAILGFGFWHVYFKPKPPCADGSYCARPQSARITKTVLWIGLVIVIAALTLNWWAPWFY
- a CDS encoding heavy-metal-associated domain-containing protein, with the protein product MKKTILTGLAVLAMTGGGVAYAIGGKAQNRPAASATVQRQTTLAIENMTCALCPVTVKKAMEGVAGVNSVAVDFNAKTATVAFDPSRTTIAAIAQASTRAGYPAHPIKG
- the merF gene encoding mercury resistance system transport protein MerF, whose translation is MKDRTLIGVGVTGAALAALCCFTPVLVALAGIVGLSAITGYLDYVLLPALVFFVGLTIFAVVRQRPKTK
- the merA gene encoding mercury(II) reductase, which produces MTDCCTLPTRDGFDVAVIGAGSAGFSAAITAAELGAKVALVGHGTIGGTCVNVGCVPSKTLIRAAEAVHGGLAARRFPGLGGTIALEDWRELAAAKNELVAGLRQKKYVDLLPAYPGVSYIEGKARFADSALIVGDAPMPADKIILAMGARAAAPPIPGLDSVAFLTSTSALALDRLPKSLLVIGGGVIGVELGQMFARLGVAITICCRSRLLPELDPDVSAALRGYLEAEGIRVCAGVRYQRIEQTAGGVELTCDGSAPSSTIAAEQVLIATGRQPNSDGLGLEGRGVALDPHGGIIVDDYLETGEPGIYAAGDVTGRDQFVYMAAYGAKLAARNALEGNLHRYDNSAMPVVVFTDPQVASVGLTETAARAQGLDVKVSLLPLDAVPRALAARDTRGLIKLVADKASDRLLGGQIMAPEGADSIQTLVLAIKHGMSAADLGATIFPYLTTVEGLKLAAQTFDKDVAKLSCCAG
- a CDS encoding redoxin domain-containing protein; protein product: MDQSQKLQAGALMPKFSVAKAGGGEIKLGDPSGWQMVVVYRGRHCPICRKYLNRLEGLFDKFREIGTEVVALSADSQDKAEGQVAAEGWRFPVGYGLTLEQMRSLGLFISKPRSPQETDQPFPEPGLFVLTPEGRIQVIDISNAPFARPDLEGVLGGLRYIQGSQYPIRGTA
- a CDS encoding heavy-metal-associated domain-containing protein, which codes for MKTLSRCVLGILALASMASAALAAGPSYQIEVAGLSCPFCAYGIEKKLTAIVGVERVETNIRAGTVTVTMKDGTRLDRATAERAVKAAGFTLKEIRPLTTGSGQ
- a CDS encoding transporter is translated as MRHLYSLALGFILVAMVIGSSSDARAAPETFNSALPVAEGDFIFREQLLAIKANDDPSPADGNLEILGGVSVLGYGVTSDLAIFGMLPWLDKQIELTMPSGQRITRRTNGIGDAQVFARYTIFQKNLPGRSIRIAPFVGVKMPTGDADDRDRLGRLPPPLQSGSGSWDPLGGVIATWQTLNYEIDGQLSYKANTRASGFKFGDEFEADASMQYRLWPRKLTGGVPGFLNGVIETNLSHQAKNEIAGVSDPDSGGTKLLLSPGLQYVTKKWVVEAIVQLPVVQDLNGTALKDNYAVRAGFRVNF